The sequence ATTAATGATATTATTCTCTTTTCTCCATTCACCTCCCTTCTTGGCTTGTACTATTATAATTTATTATGTAATAGTGTTAATTTTAGAGAATTTTCTATCGTTTTTGTTGTAAATGGCTTTTCAATTACATCATTCACTCCAAGACAGATCGCATCTTCAGTAATAGACTTGTTGCCGTATGCTGTAATCAAAATTTTTATAGTGTCCATATAAATGTCTTTAATTTTTTCAAAAAACTCAATGCCATCAATACCCGGCAATTTATAATCACAAATAATTATATTATACTTTTCTACCTTTAGTTCTTTCAGTGCCTCTTCAGCTGTTTCTACTGCTTTCAGATAACAATCTTCATTTTCAAATACTATGCTCATTGAGTTTCGTATCCACTTATCATCATCAATGAGAAGTGTCTTCATGTTTCTTATTTTAGTGTAAATTGTCATATTTCCATACCATATAAATTAACATGTTTTATCTTCTCATATAAACATATGCACAATCTATACCAATCTAAATTTATGTAGTTATCTTTATTATATTCAATTAGTTAGCTAATCCTCAAGAAATGTTTAGAATATATAAAGTTAGAGTATTTGAGAAATTGTTTTTCTCATTTTTCCGAAATTAACAGGACGTTAATATTTATTTAGGGTTATTGCGGAGCAATTTTAATTTA is a genomic window of bacterium containing:
- a CDS encoding response regulator, encoding MTIYTKIRNMKTLLIDDDKWIRNSMSIVFENEDCYLKAVETAEEALKELKVEKYNIIICDYKLPGIDGIEFFEKIKDIYMDTIKILITAYGNKSITEDAICLGVNDVIEKPFTTKTIENSLKLTLLHNKL